The following proteins come from a genomic window of Chiloscyllium punctatum isolate Juve2018m chromosome 49, sChiPun1.3, whole genome shotgun sequence:
- the LOC140469339 gene encoding keratin, type I cytoskeletal 18 isoform X1, which yields MPSITSSSSSQRRISTRAVPSFSSSSVQSNSWTRGPSSSRSSVSLLGSSLRAATASSPVLAGGTMGSSEKQTLQGLNSRLANYLENVSSLENSNRELELKIKALLEERKPVSRDINPMLAQAHALNKQIQDLTMQNAVLVLQIDNARLSAEDFKMKAESEASVRQTVESDIDRMRRIKMEYDDSCITLRNEGEMLSEELHFLKKNHQEELRGVKSQINNNNITVEMDCVKQDDLTQHLEEMRKQYEEMMNQNKKDAELWFESQMETITKSVKQTNKEIEVAEVELHNKQKILQSLEIELEILRGQNMGLENILLDTEQRYKVDFSNMQTTVSKLETDLFNVRNDIVLNKEKYDSLMQAKLTLDAELAEYRRLLNGETSRKVIHVPPPRSPSPPPPEVTTRKIVKVITTTLVDGKVVDESSEVEEISEKKHA from the exons ATGCCCAGCATCACCAGCAGCAGTTCGTCTCAGCGCCGGATTTCCACCCGGGCGGTGCCCAGCTTCTCCAGCAGCTCAGTCCAGAGCAACTCCTGGACTCGGGGCCCCTCTAGCTCCAGGAGCTCGGTTAGCCTCTTGGGCAGCTCCCTGAGAGCGGCCACTGCCTCCAGCCCCGTGCTGGCCGGCGGCACGATGGGCTCCAGCGAGAAGCAGACCCTGCAGGGTCTTAATTCCCGCCTGGCCAACTACCTGGAGAATGTCAGCTCCCTGGAGAACAGCAACCGGGAGCTAGAGCTCAAGATCAAAGCTTTGCTCGAAGAGAGAAAACCTGTTTCCAGGGACATCAACCCAATGTTAGCACAGGCTCATGCCCTGAATAAACAG ATCCAGGATCTCACAATGCAGAACGCTGTTCTGGTACTACAAATAGACAATGCAAGACTGAGCGCTGAAGACTTTAAAATGAA GGCGGAGTCGGAAGCTTCCGTTCGCCAAACTGTGGAGAGCGATATCGACCGGATGAGGCGCATCAAGATGGAATACGACGACAGTTGCATCACCCTGAGAAACGAAGGGGAGATGCTCAGCGAGGAACTTCACTTCCTGAAAAAGAATCACCAGGAG GAGTTGAGAGGTGTCAAATCACAGATTAATAATAATAATATCACAGTGGAGATGGACTGTGTGAAGCAAGATGACCTTACTCAGCATCTTGAAGAGATGAGGAAGCAGTATGAGGAAATGATGAATCAAAACAAAAAAGATGCAGAATTGTGGTTCGAATCCCAG ATGGAAACAATCACCAAATCAGTAAAGCAGACCAACAAAGAGATTGAGGTAGCTGAGGTGGAACTCCACAATAAGCAAAAAATATTGCAATCTCTGGAAATAGAGCTTGAAATCCTTAGGGGACAG AATATGGGACTAGAAAATATATTGCTGGACACTGAGCAAAGATATAAAGTGGACTTCAGTAACATGCAAACAACTGTCTCCAAGTTGGAAACTGATTTGTTCAATGTGCGGAATGATATAGTGCTGAACAAAGAAAAATATGATTCTCTTATGCAAGCCAAACTGACTCTGGATGCAGAGCTTGCTGAGTACAGGCGTTTACTTAACGGGGAAACAAG CAGAAAGGTTATTCATGTTCCTCCTCCACGttcaccctctcctcctcctc
- the LOC140469339 gene encoding keratin, type I cytoskeletal 18 isoform X2 — MPSITSSSSSQRRISTRAVPSFSSSSVQSNSWTRGPSSSRSSVSLLGSSLRAATASSPVLAGGTMGSSEKQTLQGLNSRLANYLENVSSLENSNRELELKIKALLEERKPVSRDINPMLAQAHALNKQIQDLTMQNAVLVLQIDNARLSAEDFKMKAESEASVRQTVESDIDRMRRIKMEYDDSCITLRNEGEMLSEELHFLKKNHQEELRGVKSQINNNNITVEMDCVKQDDLTQHLEEMRKQYEEMMNQNKKDAELWFESQMETITKSVKQTNKEIEVAEVELHNKQKILQSLEIELEILRGQNMGLENILLDTEQRYKVDFSNMQTTVSKLETDLFNVRNDIVLNKEKYDSLMQAKLTLDAELAEYRRLLNGETRKVIHVPPPRSPSPPPPEVTTRKIVKVITTTLVDGKVVDESSEVEEISEKKHA; from the exons ATGCCCAGCATCACCAGCAGCAGTTCGTCTCAGCGCCGGATTTCCACCCGGGCGGTGCCCAGCTTCTCCAGCAGCTCAGTCCAGAGCAACTCCTGGACTCGGGGCCCCTCTAGCTCCAGGAGCTCGGTTAGCCTCTTGGGCAGCTCCCTGAGAGCGGCCACTGCCTCCAGCCCCGTGCTGGCCGGCGGCACGATGGGCTCCAGCGAGAAGCAGACCCTGCAGGGTCTTAATTCCCGCCTGGCCAACTACCTGGAGAATGTCAGCTCCCTGGAGAACAGCAACCGGGAGCTAGAGCTCAAGATCAAAGCTTTGCTCGAAGAGAGAAAACCTGTTTCCAGGGACATCAACCCAATGTTAGCACAGGCTCATGCCCTGAATAAACAG ATCCAGGATCTCACAATGCAGAACGCTGTTCTGGTACTACAAATAGACAATGCAAGACTGAGCGCTGAAGACTTTAAAATGAA GGCGGAGTCGGAAGCTTCCGTTCGCCAAACTGTGGAGAGCGATATCGACCGGATGAGGCGCATCAAGATGGAATACGACGACAGTTGCATCACCCTGAGAAACGAAGGGGAGATGCTCAGCGAGGAACTTCACTTCCTGAAAAAGAATCACCAGGAG GAGTTGAGAGGTGTCAAATCACAGATTAATAATAATAATATCACAGTGGAGATGGACTGTGTGAAGCAAGATGACCTTACTCAGCATCTTGAAGAGATGAGGAAGCAGTATGAGGAAATGATGAATCAAAACAAAAAAGATGCAGAATTGTGGTTCGAATCCCAG ATGGAAACAATCACCAAATCAGTAAAGCAGACCAACAAAGAGATTGAGGTAGCTGAGGTGGAACTCCACAATAAGCAAAAAATATTGCAATCTCTGGAAATAGAGCTTGAAATCCTTAGGGGACAG AATATGGGACTAGAAAATATATTGCTGGACACTGAGCAAAGATATAAAGTGGACTTCAGTAACATGCAAACAACTGTCTCCAAGTTGGAAACTGATTTGTTCAATGTGCGGAATGATATAGTGCTGAACAAAGAAAAATATGATTCTCTTATGCAAGCCAAACTGACTCTGGATGCAGAGCTTGCTGAGTACAGGCGTTTACTTAACGGGGAAACAAG AAAGGTTATTCATGTTCCTCCTCCACGttcaccctctcctcctcctc